The Thermoanaerobacter uzonensis DSM 18761 genome includes the window TTTAATTCTTCTTCAGTCACATAAACATTGGTAGGCATTATTATTACCACCTCTTTTATCCCTGTGGAATAATTTTTTTATAGAAAAAAGTTTTAATTGGTTCAAAATTGTATCTATATGGCAATATTATTTGCTCTGTGCTACCTACAAAAAATATACCACTATCATTTAAAGACTCATAAAATTTTTTATATATTTTATCTTTAGCTGTATCATTAAAATATATTAACACATTTCTACAAATTAATAAATCTATATTTTTAGGATATTCATCTTTTAGCAAGTCATGTTTTTCAAATTGTACACTTTTTCTAATATCTTCACTTATCTGATAACTTTTGTCATCAATTTTTCTCAAGAATTTTTTTAAAAATTCTTGAGGTACTTTTTTAACAGTCTCAGCCGAATATATACCTTTTTTAGCTTTTTCTAATACTCTTCCATCTATGTCTGTAGCAATAATTGTCACATCTTTTAAATCTATAAACTTCGTTAAAAGCATGGCTACAGAATAAGGTTCTTCCCCAGTAGAACAAGCTGCACTCCACACTCTAAAACCTTTTTTTATAATGTTAGGTAAAATGTCTTTCTCTAAGATTTCCCACTGTGAAGGGTTTCTAAAAAATTCTGTTACATTAATAGTAATATAATTTAGAAACTCTTCATATAATGTTTTATTGACAGTAAGTTCATTAAAATATTCCTCATAAGAGCTAAATTTGTGACTAGTGATTAAAGATTCTAATCTTCTTTTCATTTGCTTTTCTTTGTATGAAGACAAATCTATTCCAGTTAATTTATGTATTTTTTCAACAAAGTCCTCATAACCTACCATAAATATGTTCACCCCTAATTATAGAAAAAAGTGGCTTTAAAAGCCACAAAGGAATCAAAACCTTCATACTATCTATGGAATTTAATCAGTAGTTAACCACCTTCACTGGTTTTTCAAAGACTCCACGTTTCACCTCTGTTGCAGTCATGTTTTGTGCTCTTAACATTTTCGCTATATAGTTACAGGCATCCCACGGATTGACATCATCACCACAAGTAAATACGTCAACCGCGGCATAACCCAGTTCTGGCCAAGTATGGATAGTTATATGAGATTCTGATATGACCACTACTCCGCTTACGCCCTGGGGATTAAATTTATGGAAAGCTACTTCCCGTATCTCTGCGCCTGTCACTATTGCAGACTGAACCATTATGTCTTCGATTAATTCCAAGTTGTCTAAAATATTGCTATCGCACCCATAAATTTCTGCCAAAATATGGCGACCCAAAGCATTCATTTTGTATCGTGCCTCCTTTACTAAAATAATGTATACATTCAATGATTTTAATTTTATCAGATTTTTTTCTTTTGTCAAGGTTTTTTACATGACAGTTTAAAAATTTTTATTAAATATTTCTCCCAAGGTGATTCTAAGCTCTTGATGCTCTATTTCTACAATATCTTCTTCCAGAGGCACTTCTTTAAGATTTATTTTTTTGTCTTGTTGATTTATGTTCAATATTTCTACTCCTATAATATCATTCATTTTATATGCTTTGATATTATTTTCTAAATTATTTTTATGAACCAATCCTTCTATTCCTGCTTCTAGCTGCACAAATACCCCAAAAGGCGTAATGTTAGTGATAGTTCCCTTTAGCACGTCTCCTTCGTGATATTTTGCTTCTGCATTCTCCCACGGATCTGGCAACACTCTTCTCAGGCTCAAAGTAATTTTTTCATTTTTTTCATCTACATTTAATATATAAACCGAGACTTTATCTCCAATTTCCAATACTTCTCGCGGATTTTTAATTCTTTCCCAGCTAATTTCACTTAGAGGGATAAAACCATCAAAACCTCCTATGTCTACAAAAGCTCCCTTATCTATTATGTTTTTTACTTTTCCTTCTACTATATCTCCTTCTTTCAAATTTGATAAAAGCGCTTTTTTAGCCTTTTCTCTTTCTAGTTTCATTACTTCTTTTTGCGATCCAACAATCTTCTTGCCAGGAATATACTCAATTATTCGAAGCCGTAAAGTTTTACCTAAATATTCATTTAATTTGTCGACATAATGTAATTCCAGTTGAGAAGCAGGAACAAAAACCTTAGCTCCTAGTGAGTAGGCAATCACTCCGCCTTTTACAACCTCAATAACTTCTCCTTCAATTATCTCTTTATTTTTATAGGCTTTTTCAATTTTTTCTCTGCTCAGCTTATCATCAGCCATAACTTTAGAGGCTAATACATTTCCTTCATCATTTTCCACACTTATTATATATAAATCTAACTCATCCTCAACATTGAAGGTCTTTTTTACATCAAAATTAGGATTTAAAGAAAGTTCATTTTTAGGCACAAAAGCATCTGATTTATAGCCAATATTTGCAATAATCCCCTCATCAGAAACTTTTATCACTTTTCCCCTGACAATCTCTCCAGGTCGCAACGTCTTAAAAGTATAACCTTCTAAAAAATCATTCATTCCCATCTTCCCCTTTTAAGAATCTAATTTTCTCTATCACGTCCTCTATCACATAATCGGGGGTTGAAGCTCCTGCTGTTACTCCTATAATCTCATGGTCTTTTACCATTTCAAGAGTCAATTCCTCTGCATCTTCTATATGAAAAGTGTTTTTACAATTTTTTTCACATATCTTTTTTAGTTTTTGAGTATTAGAGCTATGTTTCCCTCCAATTACAAACATTACATCTACCTTTTTTGAAAGCTCATCAGCAGCATCTTGTCTTTTTTGTGTAGCATCACATATAGTATTAAAAAAAATAAGGTCTTTAACTTTTAGCTTTATTACTTCTAAAATATCTTTCCAATGCTTTTCAATGAGAGTAGTTTGAGCAACTGCACATGCCTTTTCTAATTGAGGTAATTCATAAGCTTCTTCAATTGAATTTACCACATAAGCAGTGTCATCACACCATCCGTTTACTCCTATTACTTCTGGATGATTTCTATCTCCTACAATGATAATAGAGTAGCCCTTGTGGTAGTACTCATAAACTATATTTTGGACCTTTTTTACAAATGGGCAGGTAACATCTATGACTTCAATTCCTTTTTTAGCGAGAAAATCGTATAATTTTTTAGACACCCCATGACTTCGGATAATTAATTTATCGCCCTCAGTTAATTTATCCAGCTCTTCTTCTTCAATAACATTAACCCCTTTTTTCGATAAGTCCGATATAACTTGTGGATTATGAATAATTTCACCTAGAGTATATATTTTTTTTCCATCACCTTTTTCAATTTCCTGATATGCAGTTTCAATAGCTCTTTTTACTCCAAAGCAGAAACCTGCATACTCAGCAATCAATATTTTCATTCTTTACCTCCTACAGCAATTTTGCAATTTCTTGCATTATTTCCTCTCCAATAGCAGAAAGTCTCTCAGAGGAAAGTTTAAAATTAGCATATTTTTCAAAAGTTATTGGTTTACCGATATTTATAATAATCTTAGAAAAAAGGCGATATTTCCCTTTAATTCCTATAGGTACTACAGGAGCATTTCCTTTAATTGCTAACATAGCAACTCCTGGCTCAGCCTTTTGAAGCTGACCAGTTTTACTTCTTGTACCTTCAGGGAAAATTCCAATTGCTCTTCCTTTTTTTAAGTAAGATAAAGCAGTCTTGATAGCTGATAAATCAGCTGTACCTCTTTTGACAGGAAAAGCTCCTAAGCCTGTCCCTAAGAGAAGCTTTAAAAAAGGATTTTTAAAAAGTTCCTCTTTTGCCATAAAATATATTCGCCTGTTTAAAAGTGCTCCTATGACAGGAGGATCTAAAAGACTTATATGGTTAGGGCATATGATTACTGGGCCTTTTTTGGGAATATTTTCAAGTCCTCTTACTTCTATTCTAAATATCACTTTTATAATTACTAATACTATAACTTTAGCAATATAATAAAACATACTTAAATTTCCCCTTTTAATCCTTCCTTTATGATATTATACAGTTTTTCTAAAACTTCCTCTTCTGAAAGATATGTAGTATCAATGACAATAGAATCTTCAGCAATTTTTAGAGGAGATGTATCTCTCTGTGAATCTATAGTGTCACGATTTTCTATTTCTTTTAACACCTCATAATAACTCACATTTACATTTTTAGTTTTAAACTCGCTATATCGCCGTTTTGCTCTTTCTTCTAAAGAAGCGGTCAAATAAAATTTAAACTGTGCATCAGGCAGCACAACCGTTCCTATGTCTCTTCCATCCATTACTACATTTTTGCCTTCAGCAATTTTCCTTTGTTTTTGCACTAAAATTTCTCTCACTTTAGGTATTTTAGATACCAATGATACTTTTTCAGAAACCTCTGGTTTTCTTATTTCTTCAGAAATATCTTTTCCATCTAAAAAAATTTTTTCTCCTTCTAAGATGATATCAGCACTTTGCACAATATCAGCTATTTTGTTTTCTTCAGTAAGATTTATCCCCTGTTGTATGGTCTTATATGTAATGGCTCTATACATAGCACCTGTATCGATATAGGTATAATTTAAAAGCTTAGCTAATTTTTTTGCAACAGTGCTCTTGCCGGCTCCCGCCGGCCCATCTATTGCTATTTTTACAGTCAATACCATCACCTCAAACTAAGTCTGGACGCAGTTTTTTTGCTTCTTTCAAATAAACGTGTCTAACTTCTTTATCTTCACTTAAATTTGTAAAAACCGCAACTCTTATGCAATGGCTGAGACTGCCTTTTACCTCCATTTCTTGTAGACACATCATAGGTATTGAGGTCATACCCATATTCCTAACTGCTTCGGCAGGGTAAACCGCATCTAAATCACAAGTTGCACTAAAAAAAATAGAAATTATGTTTTCCTCTTCTAATTCATTTGCTTTAATAATTTCTTCAATGAGAATAGTAGTATCCTTTAAAATATCTTCTTTTGTATTTTTTGAAGTTATAGCACCTCTTATGACTTTTATAGAGCATTCTCCTCTCCTATCATCTTTTGTCTTTTTTTATATTATAGCATAATTACCCTTTACAAATAAATCATTTCAGCCTAATCATACATATTTTTTGTATATTCTTATCTACTTTAACTACAGTGGTATTTTGCGGTTCAATTACATTCTCACT containing:
- a CDS encoding CheR family methyltransferase — encoded protein: MVGYEDFVEKIHKLTGIDLSSYKEKQMKRRLESLITSHKFSSYEEYFNELTVNKTLYEEFLNYITINVTEFFRNPSQWEILEKDILPNIIKKGFRVWSAACSTGEEPYSVAMLLTKFIDLKDVTIIATDIDGRVLEKAKKGIYSAETVKKVPQEFLKKFLRKIDDKSYQISEDIRKSVQFEKHDLLKDEYPKNIDLLICRNVLIYFNDTAKDKIYKKFYESLNDSGIFFVGSTEQIILPYRYNFEPIKTFFYKKIIPQG
- the speD gene encoding adenosylmethionine decarboxylase — its product is MNALGRHILAEIYGCDSNILDNLELIEDIMVQSAIVTGAEIREVAFHKFNPQGVSGVVVISESHITIHTWPELGYAAVDVFTCGDDVNPWDACNYIAKMLRAQNMTATEVKRGVFEKPVKVVNY
- a CDS encoding 30S ribosomal protein S1, with the protein product MGMNDFLEGYTFKTLRPGEIVRGKVIKVSDEGIIANIGYKSDAFVPKNELSLNPNFDVKKTFNVEDELDLYIISVENDEGNVLASKVMADDKLSREKIEKAYKNKEIIEGEVIEVVKGGVIAYSLGAKVFVPASQLELHYVDKLNEYLGKTLRLRIIEYIPGKKIVGSQKEVMKLEREKAKKALLSNLKEGDIVEGKVKNIIDKGAFVDIGGFDGFIPLSEISWERIKNPREVLEIGDKVSVYILNVDEKNEKITLSLRRVLPDPWENAEAKYHEGDVLKGTITNITPFGVFVQLEAGIEGLVHKNNLENNIKAYKMNDIIGVEILNINQQDKKINLKEVPLEEDIVEIEHQELRITLGEIFNKNF
- a CDS encoding 4-hydroxy-3-methylbut-2-enyl diphosphate reductase, whose translation is MKILIAEYAGFCFGVKRAIETAYQEIEKGDGKKIYTLGEIIHNPQVISDLSKKGVNVIEEEELDKLTEGDKLIIRSHGVSKKLYDFLAKKGIEVIDVTCPFVKKVQNIVYEYYHKGYSIIIVGDRNHPEVIGVNGWCDDTAYVVNSIEEAYELPQLEKACAVAQTTLIEKHWKDILEVIKLKVKDLIFFNTICDATQKRQDAADELSKKVDVMFVIGGKHSSNTQKLKKICEKNCKNTFHIEDAEELTLEMVKDHEIIGVTAGASTPDYVIEDVIEKIRFLKGEDGNE
- a CDS encoding lysophospholipid acyltransferase family protein, which translates into the protein MFYYIAKVIVLVIIKVIFRIEVRGLENIPKKGPVIICPNHISLLDPPVIGALLNRRIYFMAKEELFKNPFLKLLLGTGLGAFPVKRGTADLSAIKTALSYLKKGRAIGIFPEGTRSKTGQLQKAEPGVAMLAIKGNAPVVPIGIKGKYRLFSKIIINIGKPITFEKYANFKLSSERLSAIGEEIMQEIAKLL
- the cmk gene encoding (d)CMP kinase, whose protein sequence is MTVKIAIDGPAGAGKSTVAKKLAKLLNYTYIDTGAMYRAITYKTIQQGINLTEENKIADIVQSADIILEGEKIFLDGKDISEEIRKPEVSEKVSLVSKIPKVREILVQKQRKIAEGKNVVMDGRDIGTVVLPDAQFKFYLTASLEERAKRRYSEFKTKNVNVSYYEVLKEIENRDTIDSQRDTSPLKIAEDSIVIDTTYLSEEEVLEKLYNIIKEGLKGEI
- the aroH gene encoding chorismate mutase, with translation MKVIRGAITSKNTKEDILKDTTILIEEIIKANELEEENIISIFFSATCDLDAVYPAEAVRNMGMTSIPMMCLQEMEVKGSLSHCIRVAVFTNLSEDKEVRHVYLKEAKKLRPDLV